A portion of the Choristoneura fumiferana chromosome 20, NRCan_CFum_1, whole genome shotgun sequence genome contains these proteins:
- the Teh3 gene encoding tipE homolog 3 phospholipid transfer protein isoform X2, translating into MSTMSRSRGSLSPAASERSTLPMGASAEPGSPEFTPLEPTREQLLAHFFERFKFYTSLCLGTSAILAVFAFLFLIPFVVEPAIQTILAEFVPEAGICSVSVHVHAETLTNCTWASCREGCTTAHTKCHKIRVNLARKPFVEGAPVPTDWDETDLKFLINPEGCGYPPRVNCTVFANDYAGPDAPKIFPCYYSLTRLDLVVARYSWESTIRGLVLALVLPTAVFVFSLSVLAYWHCRCCDRACNRRVHAESFASKEDSKLLCELDDDPSDDVF; encoded by the exons ATGTCCACCATGAGCAGATCTCGAGGCAGCCTTTCCCCGGCCGCCTCTGAGAGATCCACTCTCCCAATGGGGGCCTCAGCAGAACCTGGAAGCCCCGAGTTCACCCCTTTAGAGCCAACGCGGGAGCAACTGCTTGCACATTTCTTCGAGCGTTTCAAATTTTACACATCACTATGCCTCGGAACGTCAGCCATACTCGCAGTGTTTGCTTTCCTCTTTCTAATCCCATTTGTTGTCGAGCCGGCTATACAGACCATACTAGCCGAGTTCGTACCAGAAGCAGGAATATGCTCAGTGTCAGTGCATGTACATGCTGAAACTTTAACTAATTGCACTTGGGCATCTTGCAGAGAAGGCTGCACTACAGCGCACACAAAATGTCATAAGATAAGAGTGAATTTAGCTAGAAAACCTTTCGTTGAAGGTGCTCCAGTGCCAACAGATTGGGATGAGACAGATTTGAAATTCCTTATCAACCCTGAGGGTTGCGGATACCCACCTAGGGTTAACTGCACTGTGTTTGCAAACGATTACGCTGGACCAGATGCTCCGAAAATATTTCCTTGTTACTATAGCTTGACAAGGCTTGATTTGGTTGTAGCGAGGTATTCCTGGGAATCTACGATCCGGGGTTTGGTCTTGGCCCTGGTGCTGCCGACGGCAGTTTTCGTCTTCAGTCTCAGTGTGCTCGCGTACTGGCACTGTCGTTGCTGCGACAGGGCCTGCAACCGAAGAGTGCACGCCGAATCATTCGCTAGCAAAGAGGA CAGCAAGCTTCTCTGCGAGTTGGACGACGATCCCAGCGACGACGTGTTCTGA
- the Teh3 gene encoding tipE homolog 3 phospholipid transfer protein isoform X1, translating to MPKPTPVEDLVIPPQDQKICGTICICQMTAVLSAVALVYLTVAIYMPYTRATASGIDPTPIMCTTTRAINKDNCDWGSCGEWCLSKTSGACIQIYVNVRKNGTSLLLSECGSAANKTCYGIDQENAKKYHCIRDECKNLTGTFNCTEGKCINITDAFECAFRETDPPLKCSGRRGKITCIDVQGLFSCNRGTCRKIRTPYNCDRRCVDIPTRNKNVIVLSGDRVFLAKCSKLAQEDAAKNNTIVWTDNGEEVLMLSCHAVHNGSSGVVAVDCINAALLPKTEIADLTNFTYLQYLYQSRAVQNRYIAPTEVELTLANDSRLMINLEGCVNTLADECKEFLKNYGRDGADHNAKARFPCFYTENNPDIVVTRFDLETTYRQFLVALILPSVLVVVSCITLVLCQRTVEVGDDAKMRFKGCVGGQAEMQLSPNDPVSPL from the coding sequence ATGCCGAAACCCACCCCTGTTGAAGACCTGGTCATCCCGCCCCAGGACCAGAAGATATGTGGGACCATCTGCATCTGTCAGATGACTGCTGTCCTCAGTGCGGTCGCACTCGTATACCTCACTGTAGCCATATACATGCCATACACAAGAGCCACAGCTTCGGGGATCGATCCGACCCCTATTATGTGCACCACAACAAGGGCCATCAACAAGGACAACTGCGACTGGGGTTCTTGTGGTGAGTGGTGCCTTAGCAAGACCTCAGGAGCCTGCATCCAAATCTACGTAAACGTACGAAAGAACGGCACATCTTTACTTTTATCTGAATGTGGGAGCGCTGCGAACAAAACTTGCTATGGAATCGACCAGGAAAACGCCAAGAAGTACCACTGCATCAGGGATGAGTGTAAGAATTTGACAGGAACGTTCAATTGCACCGAAGGAAAGTGTATAAATATAACAGATGCATTTGAGTGTGCGTTTAGAGAAACCGATCCACCGTTAAAATGTTCTGGTCGAAGAGGGAAAATAACGTGCATAGACGTCCAAGGGTTGTTTTCATGTAATAGAGGAACATGCAGAAAAATAAGAACGCCTTATAATTGTGATCGTCGCTGTGTTGACATCCCGACTCGTAACAAAAATGTCATAGTGCTTAGTGGGGACAGGGTGTTTTTAGCCAAATGttctaaattagctcaagaagACGCAGCGAAAAACAACACCATAGTTTGGACGGATAATGGCGAAGAAGTATTGATGTTATCCTGTCACGCAGTTCACAACGGCAGTTCAGGGGTTGTAGCCGTTGATTGCATAAACGCTGCTTTACTACCTAAAACAGAGATTGCTGATTTGACAAACTTTACGTATCTTCAATATTTGTATCAATCCAGAGCAGTCCAGAACCGTTATATCGCTCCTACTGAAGTTGAACTAACGTTAGCCAATGATAGTCGCTTGATGATCAACTTGGAAGGTTGCGTGAACACGTTAGCCGACGAATGTAAAGAGTTTCTCAAAAATTACGGTAGAGACGGCGCTGACCATAATGCAAAAGCGAGATTCCCTTGTTTCTATACAGAGAACAATCCTGATATAGTGGTGACTCGGTTTGATTTGGAAACCACGTATCGCCAGTTCTTGGTAGCACTTATATTGCCGTCGGTTCTAGTTGTGGTGTCGTGTATTACTCTGGTTCTGTGCCAACGAACTGTGGAAGTTGGTGACGACGCAAAGATGAGATTCAAAGGGTGCGTCGGTGGCCAAGCTGAAATGCAACTGTCTCCGAACGACCCAGTTTCTCCACTTTGA
- the LOC141439034 gene encoding B2 protein-like: MKTFIVLAICLVAAQALTDEQKEKLKKHRSECLTETKPDQQLVEKLKTGDFKTDNEALKKYVLCMMIKSELMTKDGKFKKDVALAKVPNSADKPLVEKVIDSCLANKGNTPQQTAWNYVKCYHEKDPKHSIIV, from the exons ATGAAGACTTTCATCGTATTAGCTATCTGCCTTGTCGCTGCTCAG GCCCTGACAGATGAGCAGAAAGAAAAACTGAAGAAACACCGCTCAGAATGCCTCACGGAAACCAAGCCTGACCAGCAATTGGTAGAAAAACTTAAGACTGGAGACTTTAAG ACGGACAATGAGGCACTGAAGAAGTATGTTCTCTGCATGATGATCAAATCAGAACTGATGACCAAGGATGGGAAATTCAAGAAGGACGTCGCTCTCGCCAAAGTTCCTAACAGTG CTGACAAGCCACTAGTTGAAAAGGTCATTGACAGCTGTCTGGCCAACAAGGGCAACACACCGCAACAGACCGCCTGGAATTACGTCAAATGCTACCACGAGAAAGACCCCAAGCACTCCATCATCGTCTAA
- the LOC141439245 gene encoding uncharacterized protein, which translates to MVSSVFCVFWIIASAQAIQYVGHLVLTGQPMSVKRAYLNCADSTKVEPEMILQLKKGNWMEDERLKAWVLCVLVNTNYMTEQGVFQLDVALNNISAAEKNSLEKHIDQCLPTKRLKPREIAFRFAKCFHQRASNHSLF; encoded by the exons ATGGTCTCAAGTGTTTTCTGTGTTTTTTGGATCATTGCCAGTGCgcag GCCATCCAGTATGTAGGCCACTTGGTGCTCACTGGTCAACCGATGTCGGTGAAGCGGGCGTACCTAAACTGCGCAGACTCCACCAAAGTAGAACCCGAGATGATCCTACAACTGAAGAAGGGTAACTGGATG GAAGACGAAAGACTCAAGGCATGGGTTCTCTGTGTCCTCGTTAATACCAATTATATGACAGAACAAGGCGTCTTTCAGCTTGATGTTGCTTTGAACAACATATCAGCGGCAG aaaaaaatagccTAGAAAAACATATAGATCAGTGTTTACCAACGAAGAGGCTTAAGCCAAGAGAAATCGCATTTCGTTTTGCAAAGTGCTTTCATCAACGAGCGTCTAACCACTCATTGTTTTAA